Proteins from a genomic interval of Thunnus thynnus chromosome 5, fThuThy2.1, whole genome shotgun sequence:
- the LOC137183842 gene encoding uncharacterized oxidoreductase YjmC-like, translating to MSRCLISQAEVKGFIERCMIAVGTKQNHANSLAEVLVEGDHRGHYSHGLNRMDMYVKDIKSGICAKDGEPEIEKESAATAFVDGKNLLGPVVGNFCMNLAIKKAKEVGIGWVVAHGSNHYGIAGYYAMQALKENMIGMSFTNTSPLVVPTRGKECTLGTNPLSVAAPAKDGDSFVLDMATSAAALGKVELHERRGDDIPEGWGCDAQGKISTDPKRVLSGGGLVPIGGSEATGGYKGYGLGMMVEVFCGILAGAQYSKHIRTWKVTDRVANLGQCFVAINPENFAPGFNNRMSDLLSIQRGLDPADPGFPVLAAGDPERMNMEKCEKMGGIPYHLNVVNYMNECAKKIGVSPLLPCDKLISN from the exons ATGAGCAG ATGTCTAATTAGCCAGGCGGAGGTGAAAGGCTTCATTGAGAGGTGTATGATAGCTGTGGGCACCAAGCAGAATCATGCTAACAGCCTGGCCGAGGTGCTGGTGGAGGGAGACCACAGGGGCCACTACAGCCATGGACTGAACAGGATGG ACATGTATGTGAAAGACATCAAATCAGGAATCTGTGCCAAGGACGGTGAGCCAGAGATAGAGAAGGAGAGTGCAGCCACAGCGTTTGTGGATGGGAAGAACCTCCTGGGCCCTGTGGTGGGAAACTTCTGCATGAACCTGGCCATAAAGAAAGCCAAAGAGGTCGGCATAGGCTGGGTGGTGGCACACG GATCCAACCACTATGGTATTGCTGGATACTATGCAATGCAAGCTCTGAAGGAAAACATGATC GGCATGTCATTTACCAACACGTCCCCACTGGTGGTCCCCACACGTGGTAAAGAG TGCACTTTGGGCACTAACCCTCTCAGTGTGGCAGCTCCTGCTAAAGATGGAGACAGCTTTGTCCTGGACATGgccacatcagcagcagcacttgGAAAG GTGGAGCTCCATGAGCGCCGTGGAGACGACATCCCCGAGGGATGGGGCTGCGACGCCCAGGGCAAGATCAGCACAGACCCCAAGAGAGTcctgagtggaggaggactggTGCCAATTGGCGGCAGTGAAGCTACAG GAGGGTACAAAGGCTACGGTCTGGGAATGATGGTAGAGGTGTTCTGTGGTATCCTGGCCGGTGCCCAGTACAGCAAACATATCCGCACGTGGAAAGTAACTGATCGTGTTGCCAACctg GGTCAGTGTTTCGTGGCAATAAACCCAGAGAACTTTGCTCCCGGGTTCAACAACAGGATGTCAGACCTGCTGTCCATCCAGAGAGGGTTGGACCCT GCCGACCCTGGTTTTCCTGTTTTGGCTGCTGGAGATCCAGAAAGGATGAACATGGAGAAATGTGAGAAGATGGGCGGGATCCCCTACCACCTCAATGTTGTCAACTACATG